CAACTTTTCAGAACTGCCCATGCAACTCTCCGAACGACGCCCATATGACGCTTGATCTCCTGATTTTCTGCGAATTCAATTCAACATTATGCCACTTCATATTTTACTTCTGCATGCGTTTTTAAAAACGTCTGTCCGCGAATTCCCCATGCAACGTGTTCGGCTATATTCATGCACTTATATAATGTAATACGATCACTCAGAAATGAAACCAGAGCATACCTTCCACGTGCCCAGTCCGAGGATGGGCATATCAGCCCCGGTATTGAGCTTCACAGACTTTGACATTGTGAAAGACAGATTTAACACGGATGATTTTAACACAACACTTCCAGGCTCTGTGCAAAAGCTGAGGGGAAGGAGTTTACGCAGGTGCAAGTAGATCGATTACTCTTGCCTGAGCGTAAAGGGAGGGACGTATGGTGACGTCACTTGACGTTTACCAATAAAACCACGTTGTGAGAAAAATCTTTATTTGCATCTTCATGTGCAGAAATCTATTATCTACTGTCCAAACCTTTCGTATAAAGGGCCAATAGCCAAATATCATTAAGACCTGTGgaccgaaggtaaatataccaagctatattacattaaagctaccatgggtaatttcctaatttatttcataagaTATAAATgaaagaagtaaataaaaaaataatttaaatcatattaactaatgtagtataacattttaaatgatcACTTATTCCAATAATAACATAAACATTTAagtttataacacagtggagttcaatgatgaatacactagtcaagcagaatctgcctttgcatTGATCTGttgggtgacagtatgtacatttaaactacatctgattaatttacaccatttaattgaaacaattaatttcagttagcttttaacaataaaacaaacaaacaaacggttacatttgaaataacaaacctCCAGTCCAAACTATGGCCATTATTCTTCCTCTGTTCTTCTCAGATGGGAAttgcgggccaaatcaaaggttactgtGGGACAACTTTGGCCCTTGTTTGGGCAACCATTATCTaaactaaaatagtttttaaacatttaatattggTTATATACATTGcataacatttataacaatatttatttgtttgcaataTAAACGCAGTGCATTAAACAcctttaaaatatgttgttttttttttggtattgagttttagtttatttaaaatgacaaatatagttgtttgtttaataatatattatttataatgcaTATTATTTGCATTATAAATGACAAGATGTTTGAATGCAAATACTAATTAATTAACAGCAATGGTCTTAaagtcagttcctggagggctgcagctctgcatagtttagctcaaaccacctccaactcacacctgattagttggatcagctgggtttgattaggcttggagcaaaactgtgcagaactgtggccctccaggaatccaggtTGCGACCTATGATTTacagtataaatacacaaatgtaaatgcattaaacaaaacaacctatttatttaagtttgtttatatattagaaaattattttagtgcttatttagtgaattttaagctcacaataataataatccttaaatgtacaataaattatttttgtaaaaaaaaaaaacatcagcatcATAAAGAACAAAATGTTTGCATGTAAAATGCAATatccatttatttacattttaaatacataacaCATAATAGACATCGATGTCTAACACAGAAAACACAACAACCATAAAATAAAAGGGGCACTTTAAAAAGGCAAAGTCTTTTGTTTGCAATGTTTTGACCAgtaatttaaaggtgcagtaggtgatctttcacaaagctaacagcttagcattaatctctgaatcacagtccctcccctgccgtctagagccacaccTCCTTAAatacgagcacagcaaaagaaccttCACTCATGTGTTAAAAACGACTAGTGCcgagcaagccaaactgacatgctattttagagtgaatatttagagttgcatggttaACAATACAGGGAAACTAGGCtgaatagcggtatttacttgtcttttgttgttaaactaataaaaatctacattatagatgctgtaaaaggtcccttatgaaactgaaaatagtcttatcaatcttttatcggaagattttagtggcttctgtgaagatataacccgtctgtaacaacatctaacgttacatcagcttttcatgaagctaaaatagttttaaaacaaaacattacccgtctaagagaaatccttcagccatcgTTTCATCCTTTCTCCaacgtgcaaaggtaactccaatattgattcaggtttttaaaaagtttggatTAAGCAGGTTTTCACCGATCGTGCGGCACCGACAGCGGTCGGCGGAgatgcgtacaaacggctgcgcagttgacAGTTTcgcctacttatcggaattatgagagatgtcggtccgactctatttaattggatgaacatttttttgtttcatgccttacccaaaatataaaaatacatataaatacatttagatcatttacttgaaTCATAACTATttgactgtgaagagactttcaaccagcacaacaaaaaatgcttctgaagacaattacctactgcacctttaacattgaaactttgtaatgtattttttaactcaATTAAAATCTACAGATTTCTGTTGGTGAATGATATATAAAGTTTGGCAAAAGGACTTAAAGGCGTCTAATGGGCAGAACAAAAAGGAATAATAAATAGGCTTGGATTCATCCTGTTACGCACTGTATAAGttacatatttttttcagaaGCATAACCACCCATTCCGATTGCACACTCCTCCTGATTGGCTGGATGGATCTCAGCTTCTCTCTCTTCgtcctcttcttcttcctcctcttcatcttcctcctcttcttcctcaccCTGTGTGGCCCCCCGGCCGATCTTTGGGCCCTTGCAGATTTTGAGGTGGCGTGTGAGGTGGTATTTAGTGAGGAAACCCTTGTTGCACTTTTCACAGATGAAGTCCCGCTTCCCTTCATGAGAGTTTAAGTGTTTTTTAAGATGGTCAGGCTTTAGGAACTGCTTGTCACACTTTGGACAGTTTATCTGCCGGTCTCTGGAACGGAGAAAATAGAAATATAGAGTTGTTTAGATGAATATATTGTAAGTAGACCAAGAATATATGTTAATAATACTCATAATCAGTAATCACAGTAGGAAATATTCTGTTTAATTTTGTATGCATAAGTAAAATGTGGTGGATCTTTATATACGTGTAGATATTTTAACTTGTGAGTTTATTCTCCACCCCCAAAAAATacgtatttaataataaatgcgtaattttttaaacatacaaatatatatttttgtattttaatataatttaatatactatatatatatatatatatatatatatatatatatatatatatatatatatatatatatatatatatatatatatatatatatatatatatatatatataaaataagacaataaaatatttattgtcaaatttttgttgttataaatgttgtaattaaatttgacattaaatatttaaaaaaataaaataaatatatcctTACAGTGAATGTGAGTACATGTGCTGTTTGAGATCTTGTTTTCGCACAAACATCTTGTCACAATGGTCACATTTAAGGTTTTTGGCACCGATGTGTATAACCATATGAGATTCCACATGTGCCTTCTGAGTAAAAGACTTCCCACACACTGTACACCTGAAGTTCTTCTGACCTGCAGAAGAAAAAAGGTAACACTTCAGTTTAgatcacaattcacagtattaaccaCTGGCTTAAATATTAGGATATTacctgttcattagtagttataaagtatgatcttattcttcatctataatcctacccaaaacctaaacccaagtTCTACCTTACAATCtattaaaaaacagctaaatactAGTTTATTAAGCTTGTAGGGTGCGTTAATAGTTTGTTAACACTGTGAATTGTGAAACATGTGTTTCATGAGTTGAGCAGTGATGAGAGTAGAAATGTCACATAAAAGCAAAGTAAAGTAGTGTCTATAACAGGGGTGCCAAATCAGTttgccctagtttgggcatttcTGGTCTAAAAGTACAGTGCACATTTCATCACTAACCAACTGCACTTCAAAAAGCGCCTCTTACTGGCAAAGAGTTTTCACTTTTTCATTCAACTCTCCTTGTTTTgtagtgtaaaaatattttatgtattataaaattAACAAAGCTCAGGCTACTGTGTTTAAAATTCACTTTGCCTCTCATTTTAAATGGCTAGTGACAGATCTGCCTATAATTAAGCAAATTGACAGATTGCTTGTGTACTCACTCATACATCAAAATCAAGCTAAATGCTTGTTGAAAATTGCTGCACTTTACTGTATGTGGATTTAAAATGCACATATGAAAGTACTGTGCTCTACTGCATAACTACCTGACTTAAGGTTAGATTTAaaggtaggtttaagggtagtaCCCTGTTATTAACTAGTTTATGTATGCATGTTATCAGTAAATAGTGCATGCTTGCTAAACAAGATTGTAAAATATAGTGTtaccaaaaagtaaataaacaatctTGGCCATAATTGTTTTTCCACATTTACCTGTATGAATTCTCAGGTGTTTTCTGAGGTTGCTGGGATCACTGAAGGCTTTGCTGCAGTAGCTGCATTTGTGTGGCCTCATGCCCATGTGACCCATGAAATGCACGTTTAGTTTAGTGGAGGTAGTGAACGCTCGTGTGCACATGCTGCATTTGAACTTCCTCTCGCGGCCGTGCCCATTACCGCTGCTGCTGCTGGAATGCTCATTCACATCTGAATGGCACTGCCACTGTGGGGACGAGGTGGAGCGGAGCGGCTCATTGGTCACCTTGTCCTGCGAATGCGACTGGCTGTGGCCGGGGTGAGCGGGATGGTCCTGGGTAGGACTGTGGCTCTGAGCGTGACTGCCGAGGTGAGATTTGAACTCTGTGAAGGAGGCACATTCTTTTCCACAATGACAGATCTGGCCCTCTGGAACTCTGGGAACACCTGAACAcaaaaaattacagaaaatgaACAACTGGATGAATGAAACATAACTGTGTAATGCATATTTTATGTATTGATCTCTTTACTTTCTTATAAACAATCTATCTTTCTGGGAAAACATTGTGcagtgtgctccacacaggtgagtgggctggACAGACCACTTGTAGGAGACACATTTTTCCCCAACACCTTCTTATAAACACTCTATATATTATCttcttattaacatttatttaatgtataagtgtgtgcatatacttaaatatttttgtaattgtgTACTGTTGTGTACTGTCACTGGTGATGGGCCGAAGACAAATTTCCCTTCCATGGAACAATAAAGTTTACCTAACcttataaataatttgtcatgtCATAATTTGACTCGTCAtggcatccatccatccatccatcttatctATCACTATCACTCTATCATCTATCACTTAAACATAAGgattgtttttctttcattaagAAACGGTCTCATCTTGTATAAAGTCTCATCGCTGTAAAAATGCGAAGACtttaacaaagaaaacaaataaaaaacatgcaaTCATACTTTCTTTATTACTAGTTACAGCACCAAATAAACATGAATGACCACCTTGTGTCTTATACAATCACTAAATATGCGTTTCAACCATAAAAAATGCCAATAAAATAGCTTGTAAACAAAATGTCACATGTTATTACATTCACCTTAGGCAAGTCATCCAATTCACAAAGCTATCCTCTTACCCACCTAGCTGTCTGCTGTAGTCCCTGCTGAAATAAAACAGTAGCTCCTGATCGGGCAGAATCTCTCTGGTTGTGCAGAAATACAGCTTTCCATTGTCAATATACGCCACCAGATTCTGCTCCCCTGTAGTTCTGCAAACAGTGTTGGGTTTTAGTTTTGTACGTCATAAAATGCAGGGTTTTCAATATATAGATCTTGCTGATTTCACTGGACATGGAATACATAGTAAAAACAGAGAATTGAATTAAAAGTCAGGCAGTCACCTTGCTTTCCTCACAAACATCATCCAGTTGCATTCATGCTCATCTGTCGTCACAATACAGAATTCTTGGATGTCGTTGTGAAACATCTACATTAGATTACAAATAAACCACAAACAAACCAAAGTCATTCTGAAAATTACCCATACGAGAGGTCAGTGCGATAGTGAATAAAACATGCAAATGACGGCATTTAGAATACACTACCATGTAAACGTTTAAGGTTGGTTTTTGAAGTCTCAAATAATTACTAAGGCTGCAGTAGAAAAGTGTCATACTGtgaaatttaatacaatttaaaagaaCTGTTTTTGATGTAAATATATCTTAAAAGGTCATCTATTCCTATGATGTAAGACAtatttaaaggatagttcaccaaaaactgaaaattctgtgatcGTGGACGTCCAGAATTCAGTGTTCTCCAATctccagtgcctagactgcagcacTGCACAGAAAGTTtgtccagaggagaaatggtcatgcccaattaagcctggtttctctctaggccTTTTTTCCTTTACATTCGAGAAGTTTgctcctcgccactggcttgcttggtctgggacttgtgaagctgcgcataaatggatttgctcttcagtgtttggactttcagcagtgaaaattaaacctcgctgaactgaactaaactgaactaaaactggactgaagcagtttcaaatgactaaaacttctacgttaagctgctttgacactatctacagtgtaaaagcactatagacaTAAagaagaattgaattgaatcatttactaactctaaaacagtaatattgagaacataaccattgatttccatacagtttgtttttcttactattgaGGTTGATGATtgctggtttctaacattcttcaaaatatcttcttttgtatttcgACAGAAAAAAGGAACTCAAAaagatttgaaaccacttgagggtgaatcaatgtaaatctttaggtgaactatccctttcagtcTTTACACAATCCACTAGAAATAATACCAATCTGAAAATCTCAATCTTTTGTATTATAAAAACGTTTACTGTTGTCTGATCAGCAGTGTGCATCCATAAATAATGAATTAAGCGGTTTAGGtttatttagaaatatgttgcAAGGACCTTCCATATTTGAGGGGTGTCCTTGTCTGACCAGTCTGTCAGTTCCACACTGCTGCAGTGCTGTCCAACCATCGGCCCAAAGCAGGTTCTGGAGGGTATGGACTCTCTAGAAAACACACCTAGagaaccacaacaacaacaaaaatgcctTTTCAAAATCAAAACGCAAAATCAAAACTGACTATTCCTATTGTTTCATAGAATACTGcagaattattttaataaatgcttaattttgaatttaaacttTTGTTAAGCCTAGTGCCCTTTTAGTATGTTAAATCTGTTAAACATTCTAAAAATATATAGTAGTCTTCATTTCTGAATCATTAAACAGGACACATTGTAATGTACAAACAAATTAAAGCTAAAAAAGCAAACCTTGAAACTGAATTGTACATAATAATTCCATGTCAAGGTGTTTCAGCAGTCTTAATGTATGCAGACTCAATGAGACTGACTGCTTTTCATTGTGCTAGATCCCAAAACAGTGGCAGAGTACTTACCAATGGGCTCATCGGTGACAGAAATGCGAAGGCACAGGGGGCGGGGCAGAGAGAGGCGGGCTCTGCTCTGAATGGGTGTGTCTGGGATGAATGTGACAGGTCCATGTTCAGGACAATCTGAGGGATAAGACCGCTCACATAAAGTGCACCCTAGAAGACAACAACAAGCATGACCCCCCCACAAAAACAATATCACATTATTAAAAGGCTCGATATTAACCCCTTGTGCATCCTTGTGTACATTTTTATCCCTCATCTTATTGAATGCACTCAGAAATACACAAGCTATGGATTATAAATCTTGTGCAtttagctttattattattatcatctcaGCTGACCCCTTGTAAGTGCATCACTGAAGACCTACATTAATATCAAGTGGGAAACCAAAATCAAAACTTACATATGTTGAAGGCAGTAGCCATATTTTCCTTATTAGATGTGGAATCCTCAAGCTGTAAGGTAGAGTTCACCAGTACCAAACTGTTGTCCGGTCCAAGAGACACTTGTGCGGACACATTGACCTGCTCCAGTCCCAGTCCTGAAGGCCCGTGTAGAGATACTCGCTCTAGTTGTGTCTGCGGCAGCATTGCCCCCGTGAGCACCACACTAACCACCCCAGAGTTCAGTTCTCCAGCCGAATGCAAGGCTTCACTCAGCGTCCCGGGACCACCCGCTCCTGTACCGCCAGATCCTACTCTTCCACCCATGTGTTCCTGCTCCATCACCACCGGGAGCTCCAGTCCTGCTCCGTGAAGAGGCATAACACCTCCTGAAGAGTCCACGCCTGCTAAACCCTCGTGAGTCTGAGATCTGCTGCCGAGCTGCTGTTGGCTTTCTGCCACCACGACACCCTCCATGGTGGCTAAGTCTTCCTCTATCCCGTCAGGAGACATCGGACTGCTCACACGGGACTCCATGGTTAGTCCTGTGGCGCCCAGCTGGACTTCGTGAGAGCCTCCCTGGTGGAGATCGGCTTGGCCTCCGACCTGTCGTGTGTCTAAAGTCACCAGGCCTTGTTCTAGAGGGCCACCGGGGCCACTATAGGGGTCTAAGCCAGAAGGGTTGTTGTTGGACACAGAGAGAGTGCCATCCATGTTGAGGCTGCTAGGGTGTATGTATTGAGGTGGTGGACGATCTGCTAGATATGACAGAATACCTGaggagatttttaaaaaataagagtTAATTCATGGACTAACAACCCATAGGGGGTTCATGGGGGTAATGCGTGAGTTCAGTGAAGGGATGAACataaaatatgtgtttatttaaaaactataattaaaaaaacagcaaaaatcagtctaaGGCACTCGAAAAAATGTGGAGAAAATGTTAAAAAGCCTGAattgacatggctattccttaaaactgcGCCTACAAGTTTTGGCAAACTGATCAGGGTAACAGTGCTCAGGTGCGTATACAGTTTCTTTTGAAAACTATGATCTCGTGACTCATAATAtctaaacaatactaaaataatatattaaacataaGGTCAAGTCAACAATCATTGTCAATTCAGCATTGAAAAAGGGAGAAAAAAACCtatgaaaatttttttaaagatgatgcattttatacaacattttccTCAAATAATACAATGTGAATATGCATAGAatgaaaacacaaagaaaaatatgttgatacagaaaaacaaaatagtatAGTGTAACaagatatttattatatattacaatGTGAATGTGTATAGAATGAAACCACAAAAACTATGTATGTAACAGACAAATAGAGTAgcatagtgtatatatatagtgattttgtatttttattataataataataatcatttgaaggaataaaataaaaaattatatattatttctgtCAAGAACACATTTTAGATAAATcttcaaaacacatttcacacatataaaaacatttctaaagctttacaaaaaaacacattgtaacaaacataaaatgtttaaacataaatttaatacatttgtaaaatttatatatttaaaatgtgcttcattttcttttaaaatttaaataaaatggtttatttaaAATGCACTGCTTGCAACAATCTTAATATTTcttcaaattaaaatgaatacaacTTCTACTCAAGCTTTTTAATCTATTctgcaaattttataaaataatttatagaaTATTTTGTTTCTgcctatttattataaattataatgaaaACTATGAACATTTAAAACTGCAGattatcacatttaaaatatatatctttaagaCATAATCACTAAGCCGTTCAAAACTATAATTCTGTAAGAAATGCTTCCACTAGCTAGTTTTAAGAAGATGctaaaaactcatctttttaagactgcatttttagattcttgattattttaatgtgtttatattttagaatttttcatgtatacttgtatttcattgcatgtTTGATTTCTCTATTGTTGTAGcgctttgggttttagaaaagtgcaaataaaatatattgttattattactataaaccTCTCTTTGTTTGACAATAAATTGACAGTGTATCCCTGAAAAGGCTATAAAGATATGTTTGATGATTgaacaattattataaaaaagcagtttgtaaaaatgattaagatATAACAGATATGTAAGATGCTGTTTTACTGTCTTATGAAGGCaagggccggtataagattctgacaacCTTGGAAAAAaacatcacggtttcacggtattgttaTTACTGCtttaatatatattctttttaatcgTCTGAGTGaaaaacaaataacttttttccactttgaacacaatatatattttatttttagaaacattcaaagtattttgcAGCAGTAAACATGCGAGGCTTagtaatttaaatgaattattgacttctgatttcttcattagtttcaaaagcatttctttacaattttaaatggcttcttttctgctggagatactgttttcctaaaaaaaacatacatatacttacatataccataggaacaGTATAGCATAAAATTTAGgtggttttaaaatcttgacttttccaaaacgcTGTATatcttgaaaatggttatcaaaCAGTCCCATGCCTAGTCTTAAGAGGGGAACTCCTTTTTAAAAGTGCATCTCAACAGGTTTTCTGTAAAAAATTACCTGGTAGGATATGTCTGAAGTAGCTGCTTTCCAAGTGTGGGTATGGAGGAGGTGGTAGTGTATAATTTCTCTCTGGAAGGCCACACATAACTCCTCTGTCCCCTAAAGGACCCATGGGTAACATCAGGGACAGCGCAGAAGGAAGGGGCCCAAGTGATGGGCCCAAGCTTGGAATAGCAACTGGCATGCCTGAAATAATACCAAATGATGTAACTTTTCCATAAATTAAACATCCCACACCATATTGAACAAATTTAATGCCGTATGAGCGTATAAGTCCTGACCTGGAGTGGTGATAGGGTTGTGGGTTGGGGATGTGGGGAGGCCGAGGTGACTTGCACTCACAGGCACACTGAGCTGGTCCATGCCCACTGGGCTGAGGTTCATGTCATTCATCCTGCACAGACATATAATCatgttattacatttaaaacacagCTTTTATACCACAGTCATATATTTGTTTACCTGACACAGATCAGTTAAGGCATTGGTGTGATGGATTCATTCTTGGATCTGGAAATAAAGAGAAGGATTTAAATAATTAGTCATTTAATAGCACTTTGATATTTTGTATAATCTTACTTGTCTGACATTATACTTAACAAATCGTTTGTGTTGCTAAAGCGAATTACATCCTAAAATGAAATACCAACACCACCTAATGAATACAAATGTCtacattacatttcaaaattaataataataataacgtattTAAACTGATATCAACAATAAAGCGAGAATAAATCAGCCTATGTTCAAAGGTGCTACGTTGGCCATTTTACTATCTTATAAAAAcgcaacaacacatggcaagatGTTCATTGCAAGTTACATATATTATTTAAacgacaaacaaataaataacttacTATAAACACCACAAATTAATCCCTTCGTGTACGATTTGTggtatgaaaacaaaaacattgctAAAGGCAAACATAGTATGACTCAAGACGGGGTTGtatttcataataaaagtccCGGCATGTCACAGTCTATTACAACAAACAATTAAAATCTAACTTAAGcacatgaaacatttaaaaataattacaatgccATATTTTAATAACCTTTATGTGAACTATGTTTATATAAGTgtgtttaattataaaaataaatcaaggagtaaaaaaacaaacgtttATTTTGAAATGAAAGCTCAGTTTCCTGTGTCCTAATGCACCGGAACACAAAAGCGCAGTGACTGTTCGTCTGAAAACCTGCTGTGTAATCTCGCCCCTACAGTCACTAACCGAATTTGTTAGCAATCAAGCAAGCAGTCATGCCTGATTATTTAGGAACCGAACAACGCAAAGTAAAAGAAGAGGAGAAAGAGGACAAACCCATTCGAGGTATGTTTTGCATGGACTTTTGcgttgattttaatttaaacgaATTCGCAAACAAGTTAGCATTTGTTGACTAGCCACATAACGTTAGCAGTTGTAAAGTGTCAACAGAAGCCGAATAATCTTTTGCCAGTGATTTCAGATTTTATTCCACCTATTTACTTTAACAACTTCATGATATGATATTTCAGTTCTTGTTATGTCAGCTTGTTGGCATGAGTAGGAGtcttacaaaataaaatcaaagggtcATTTGATTGGAGTATATtttagtaatacatttttaactgttTTACAGCTTTGGATGAAGGAGATATTGCACTTCTAAAAACCTATGTAAGTACAACTAATATAGAAGGTTACTA
The Danio rerio strain Tuebingen ecotype United States chromosome 4, GRCz12tu, whole genome shotgun sequence genome window above contains:
- the prdm4 gene encoding PR domain zinc finger protein 4 isoform X1, producing MNDMNLSPVGMDQLSVPVSASHLGLPTSPTHNPITTPGMPVAIPSLGPSLGPLPSALSLMLPMGPLGDRGVMCGLPERNYTLPPPPYPHLESSYFRHILPGILSYLADRPPPQYIHPSSLNMDGTLSVSNNNPSGLDPYSGPGGPLEQGLVTLDTRQVGGQADLHQGGSHEVQLGATGLTMESRVSSPMSPDGIEEDLATMEGVVVAESQQQLGSRSQTHEGLAGVDSSGGVMPLHGAGLELPVVMEQEHMGGRVGSGGTGAGGPGTLSEALHSAGELNSGVVSVVLTGAMLPQTQLERVSLHGPSGLGLEQVNVSAQVSLGPDNSLVLVNSTLQLEDSTSNKENMATAFNIYCPEHGPVTFIPDTPIQSRARLSLPRPLCLRISVTDEPIGVFSRESIPSRTCFGPMVGQHCSSVELTDWSDKDTPQIWKMFHNDIQEFCIVTTDEHECNWMMFVRKARTTGEQNLVAYIDNGKLYFCTTREILPDQELLFYFSRDYSRQLGVPRVPEGQICHCGKECASFTEFKSHLGSHAQSHSPTQDHPAHPGHSQSHSQDKVTNEPLRSTSSPQWQCHSDVNEHSSSSSGNGHGRERKFKCSMCTRAFTTSTKLNVHFMGHMGMRPHKCSYCSKAFSDPSNLRKHLRIHTGQKNFRCTVCGKSFTQKAHVESHMVIHIGAKNLKCDHCDKMFVRKQDLKQHMYSHSLDRQINCPKCDKQFLKPDHLKKHLNSHEGKRDFICEKCNKGFLTKYHLTRHLKICKGPKIGRGATQGEEEEEEDEEEEEEEDEEREAEIHPANQEECAIGMGGYASEKNM
- the prdm4 gene encoding PR domain zinc finger protein 4, with amino-acid sequence MNDMNLSPVGMDQLSVPVSASHLGLPTSPTHNPITTPGMPVAIPSLGPSLGPLPSALSLMLPMGPLGDRGVMCGLPERNYTLPPPPYPHLESSYFRHILPGILSYLADRPPPQYIHPSSLNMDGTLSVSNNNPSGLDPYSGPGGPLEQGLVTLDTRQVGGQADLHQGGSHEVQLGATGLTMESRVSSPMSPDGIEEDLATMEGVVVAESQQQLGSRSQTHEGLAGVDSSGGVMPLHGAGLELPVVMEQEHMGGRVGSGGTGAGGPGTLSEALHSAGELNSGVVSVVLTGAMLPQTQLERVSLHGPSGLGLEQVNVSAQVSLGPDNSLVLVNSTLQLEDSTSNKENMATAFNIWCTLCERSYPSDCPEHGPVTFIPDTPIQSRARLSLPRPLCLRISVTDEPIGVFSRESIPSRTCFGPMVGQHCSSVELTDWSDKDTPQIWKMFHNDIQEFCIVTTDEHECNWMMFVRKARTTGEQNLVAYIDNGKLYFCTTREILPDQELLFYFSRDYSRQLGVPRVPEGQICHCGKECASFTEFKSHLGSHAQSHSPTQDHPAHPGHSQSHSQDKVTNEPLRSTSSPQWQCHSDVNEHSSSSSGNGHGRERKFKCSMCTRAFTTSTKLNVHFMGHMGMRPHKCSYCSKAFSDPSNLRKHLRIHTGQKNFRCTVCGKSFTQKAHVESHMVIHIGAKNLKCDHCDKMFVRKQDLKQHMYSHSLDRQINCPKCDKQFLKPDHLKKHLNSHEGKRDFICEKCNKGFLTKYHLTRHLKICKGPKIGRGATQGEEEEEEDEEEEEEEDEEREAEIHPANQEECAIGMGGYASEKNM